The sequence CGACTGCGTCCGCGAACACGATCGAGCCATCGACGCTCACGCCCACGAACGCCTCCAGGAGGACGTACGCCGGCTCACAGTCACAGAAAACACCTTGAGAAAGGGTCCAAACGTCGCTGACGCTTACTTGTCGGCTGTCATTGACGCTGATCCACGCGCCGTCGTCGAGCGTCCGCACTGCGATCGTCATACGTTCGGTTCACAGTCCAGCGGACTCCATCCGTCGTCCGGGGCAAGCCTTACCGGCGCGACGACGCCGGCTCGAGCGAAAACCGCACGAGGGAGTTGGCGTCGTCTCGAGATCCGAGTACGATGTAGGAGATATTATTGCCGGTTGTACCTCGCACCCGGCTCACTCGTCGTCGATATTGCCGCCGTCGGTCTCCGCGTTCCGTTCGATCCGCTCGACGGTCTGCCGTTGACTCTCGTCGTAGGACGCGCCCAGCGCGATCAGGAACCCGATGATCGCGGTCACGACGGCGATGCTGCCGACAGCGACGACCGCGATCTGGAAGACCGCGCCTGGAAGGACCTGCGCCGAGGTCAATAGCGCGATGGCCGTCACGGCCGCGACGAGCGCGAGCAGTCGACCGAACCGGCCCGTATTGAAGCCGTCGACGGCTTCGTCAGTACTGCCGCCGAGCAGTTCGTTGAGGACGCCCTCGTACTCGCCGCCGGCAGCCTCGTGCCCGAGCGAGTGAACCGAGTGGGCGACCCACAGTCCGGCCGTGAAGTTGAGCAGCGCGACGAACGAGACGAGGCCGACCTGTCCGGTGAGGAACAGTCCCGCGAGCACTGCGTTGGCGAACGCGAGTACCATGAGCGCGTGGACTGCAACCGATCGAGTGCCGAAGTCTTCGAGGAACGAAACGTGTGCGAGCTTCATGGTACCAATTGGCATCCTAAGGAGATACCACTGCGCCCTAACAGTGAAATCCCGATCGCACCGGTAGGCGGACTGCTATCATCACCGTTCTCACGGCCGCTACGGCCCCGTAGTCGACTCACAGTCATCAGTACTCGATCGCCCCTCGTCGGCTCCCGAGTCGCGTCGGTCGTTCAAAAGCGGCTGGCGTTCCCCGTAGGTGAGGACGCGCCAGAGCCACTCGAGGGGACCGAACCGGAAGTACCGTAGCCAGAGGACTGACAGGGGGAGTTGCACCGCCCAGACGAGCAGGACGACGCCGAGCGCCTCGACTCGAGTCAGCCGGCCGAACAGCCCGAGCCCGTGGCCGTAGAAGATCGACGTGGCGAGGACGGTCTGCAGAATGTAGTTGCTGAAGGCGGTCCGGCCGACGGCGGCCAGCGCCCGGGTCGCGAATCCCGCGGGACGCCACCGGCAGAACAACATCACGATTCCGACGTACGCGCCGGCGAGGGGGACGCTCCCCCAGTAGTTGAACTGCCGCCAGAACAGGGCCGCGCCGGCCGACCAGTCGTTGGCCTCGATGTACCAGACGCCGGCGAGGATCGCGGCGAGCCCGCTTGCGGCCCCGACGAGGATTAATCGGCGGTAGAACCGCGACGAGCGGTCGTTCGTCAGGACGCCCCACTTGAACAGCGCCATTCCGAGCAGCATGGAGCCGGCGACGCGCCAGGCGCTGTAGCCGAAAAAGCCCGACGTCTGGCGCTGGAACGCGGTCGGGGCCCGGTGGTCGAGCTGGGCGATCCAGCCGCCGCGGTAGGCCTCGATCTCGGACTGCAGAACCGATTTGGCCGGCCGCCACGAGTCTGCGATCGCGGCCGGATCCATGGTGAGCCCCGACGCCACCTCGATGAGCGACGGGATCGCCAGCAGGACGACGCCGAAGGTCGCTAGATCCCGCGGCTCGTGGTCCCGGAAGATGACGACGGCGATCGCACAGATCCCGTAGGCGACGAGAATGTCGCCGTACCACAGGAGGTAGGCGTGTGCGAGGCCGGCGGCGACGAGCAACGCGGAGCGGCGGACGTGCAAGCCGACCGCGGATCGTCCGCGCCGCTCGGCGCTGCGGGTGAACAACACGACGCCGCCGCCGAACAGGAGCGTGAAGATCGTGAGGAACTTCTGCTGGGCGAAGACGTGGCCGGCGAACCAGACCCAGTAGTTGGCCCCGGACAGGTCGCCGTAGGTCGTCGGATTCGTCAGCACCACCGACGGCATCGAGAACACCCGAATGTTGACCAGCAAAATCCCGAGGAGGGCGACTCCCCGCAGTACGTCGAGGCCGACGATACGTTCCGACGGCGGCGTCGGCCCGGTCTCGGAGGTCATCGCTTATTCGTTCCGAGGCGCGGCGGATACAAAAGAGGTGGTACAGCGGGCCGAGGCGACGAGCCGCGACACGGTTCCGTCGAGGGTCGCACGGACTCGAGCGCCCGTTCGACGGAGCGACCCGGGCGGCAACGGCGTTTCGAGGATCGCAGCCCACTTACCCACACCCCGCGAAGTCACGCCCATGCAGATCAAAGACCGGGAGCACGTCGAGGGCGGGCGTGAACGGGTGACGGTCGTCCCCGAGAGCGTCGACGACCTCTGGCACTTGCAGTACGTCCTCGAGCCCGGCGACCGCGTCGCGGGCGATACGACCCGACGGATCCAGCGCAACGACGACCAGATGCGCGACACCGGCGGCGAGCGCGAGCACATGTGGGTCGCCATCGCCGTCGACGACGTCGAGTTCCACAAGTTCGCCAACCGGCTGCGGGTCGGCGGCGAGATCGTTGCCTGCTCGCGCGAGGACCAGCTCGGATTCCACCACACGCTGAACGTCGAGGAGCGCGACGAGCTCTCGATCGAGAAGCGCTTCAAACCGGACCAGGAGGCCCGCCTCGAGGAGGCCGAGGAGGCCACCGAGAACCCCGACGTCGCCATCGCGACCGTCGAGGAGGGGCAGGCCCACGTTCACACGGTCGCCCAGTACGGCACCGAGGAGCGGGCGACGATCACGGGCACGACGGGGAAAGGCGAATACGCCCGCGGACGCTCGGAGCTGTTCGAGGAACTCGCGACGGTCCTGAAACGCCAGGACGCGGACGCGATCATCCTCGCCGGACCCGGCTTTACGAAACAGGACGCCTACAAGCACATCGAGCAGAACGAATCGGAACTCGCCGAGCAGATCACGATGGTCGACACGGCCAGCGTCGGGGACCGGGGCGTCCACGAGGTGCTCAAACGTGGCGCCGTCGCCGACGTCCAACAGGAGACCCGCATCGAGAGCGAGGCCGAGTACATCGACGAGCTCACCCGTCGCATGGCCGAGGGCGCCAAGGCCGCCTACGGCCCGGAACAGGTGAAAAAGGCCGCCGAGTTCGGCGCGATCGAGCGCCTGCTCGTCCTCGACGACCGATTGCAGAAGGAGCGCGGTCCCGACGGCGAGTGGGCCATGAGCGTCGACGAAATCGTCCGCACGACCGAACAGAAAGGCGGCGATGTGACCGTCTTCTCGAGCGAGTTTCCGCCCGGTCAACAGCTATCGAATCTCGGCGGGATCGCGGCGTTGTTACGGTACCGACTCGAGTAAGGCTCGGCGATACACGAGTTCGAAACCGTTCTCGTAGTCCTCGAGCGGCCACACCTCGCGCACCGAGCCAGCGAAACGATCGCGTCGGTTACGGGACGCTACTGGCGGCCAGCGCAGTCAACTCCAGCTTTCGGATCCGACACCAGTACCGCGCCGTGGTGGTGGCAGATTCTCGTCCGGAACGGTCGCTCGTGCCCGTGTTCTCCTCGGGTTGCTCACAATCGAGTTGCATGATTCGGATCATCGATCGGATAGTCCGTCGACGTCCGAAGCAACGGGCCGC comes from Haloterrigena salifodinae and encodes:
- a CDS encoding DUF418 domain-containing protein, which gives rise to MTSETGPTPPSERIVGLDVLRGVALLGILLVNIRVFSMPSVVLTNPTTYGDLSGANYWVWFAGHVFAQQKFLTIFTLLFGGGVVLFTRSAERRGRSAVGLHVRRSALLVAAGLAHAYLLWYGDILVAYGICAIAVVIFRDHEPRDLATFGVVLLAIPSLIEVASGLTMDPAAIADSWRPAKSVLQSEIEAYRGGWIAQLDHRAPTAFQRQTSGFFGYSAWRVAGSMLLGMALFKWGVLTNDRSSRFYRRLILVGAASGLAAILAGVWYIEANDWSAGAALFWRQFNYWGSVPLAGAYVGIVMLFCRWRPAGFATRALAAVGRTAFSNYILQTVLATSIFYGHGLGLFGRLTRVEALGVVLLVWAVQLPLSVLWLRYFRFGPLEWLWRVLTYGERQPLLNDRRDSGADEGRSSTDDCESTTGP
- a CDS encoding mRNA surveillance protein pelota, which produces MQIKDREHVEGGRERVTVVPESVDDLWHLQYVLEPGDRVAGDTTRRIQRNDDQMRDTGGEREHMWVAIAVDDVEFHKFANRLRVGGEIVACSREDQLGFHHTLNVEERDELSIEKRFKPDQEARLEEAEEATENPDVAIATVEEGQAHVHTVAQYGTEERATITGTTGKGEYARGRSELFEELATVLKRQDADAIILAGPGFTKQDAYKHIEQNESELAEQITMVDTASVGDRGVHEVLKRGAVADVQQETRIESEAEYIDELTRRMAEGAKAAYGPEQVKKAAEFGAIERLLVLDDRLQKERGPDGEWAMSVDEIVRTTEQKGGDVTVFSSEFPPGQQLSNLGGIAALLRYRLE